In the genome of Metabacillus litoralis, the window CAACAACATGTGCATTGTCAATTAGTTCATAAGTAAACTCTGTCGAACTGAAGCCCGTAGGAACTTCAGCCCAAATAAACATACCTGCATCAGGCTTTGTTATGGTCCAACCTAATTCATTTAAACCTTCAACTAAAGTATCACGGCGTTCTTGGTACACCTGTCTACTTTCTTCACAAAAGTGAGCACCCTCTTCAAGAGCAAGGATTGCAGCCTTTTGAATTGGTAAAAACACACCATAATCCAAATTGCTTTTCAATTGATTCATTGCTTGTACCATTTCTTTATTACCAGCAAGAAAGCCAATTCGAGTACCTGCCATATTATAGTTTTTTGAAAATGAAGACATCTCAACTCCAATGTCTTTTGCTCCTTCGATCGAAAGAAAACTTACTGGCTTCTTTTCTTCAAAATAAAGCTCAGAGTATGCAAAATCATGTAGGACGAGTATATTGAATTTTTTAGCAAATGCAACGACTTTTTCAAAAAATTCTATATCAGCTAATGCGGGAACCGGATTACCAGGAAAATTCAAGATCATCAACTTCGCTTTTTCAGCCACCTCAGAAGGAATAATTGATAAATCAGGCAAAAAATTCATTTCCTTTTTCAATGGCATAAAATAAGGAGTTGCCCCAGCCATCGCAATTCCAGCAGCGTATGCAGTATAACCTGGATCCGGCACTAAAATCACATCCCCTGGATTTGCAAAAACCATTGGAAAATGAACAAGTCCGTCCTGAGAACCCATTAATAATAGCACCTCTTCTATTGAGTCCAACTCCACTTTATAGTTTCTATGATAAAAAGAAGAAACTGCTCTATTAAACTCATTAGTTCCAGTTAAAGAATAGCCATATTGATCTGATTTCAACACTTCTTTAGATAAAGCATTGGTAATAAAAGATGGTGGAGCCAAATCCGGGCTACCAATACTTAAATCAATAATCGGTGCACCTTCACTTATTTTTCTCTGTTTATATTGTGCAAGCTCACTAAAAATAGAAGGCTTAAAAAAGCTCATTTTATTTGATAATGTAATAGTCATTTTATACCCCACTTATATCGCAAGTTCTCATTTTTCTGAAAATAAGTGTATCATAACTAAACGTTATACGGGAATAATGAAGTTTAAATCTTTTGAAATAGTTGAATTTTTAATCGTTTTTTTCAATTGTAAAGTTTTGCATAAAATGAAACATTCGAGCTTTTTTCCACTTGCTTCATACTTGAATATCCAAAATAAAAAAGAATGCTGTTTGTTGAGCATCCTAAATTAGAACATTTTATTTTTCCCCTTACTTAAAGCCACTTCTTTGAAAATGAGAGTTTAATTGACCGCGAATCATTTTTTTCTTAAGATCAGCATCAGTTTCTTTCTTTTTGTAGTCTCTACGGATTTCGTCGGTTTGAACGCCTTCCTCCACCTTTTCAGCAATGTCCATTAATTTCTCAATATCAGAAAAAGAATACTTACGAAATCCAGTTGACGTACGATCTGGAAAAATTAATTTTCTTTCCTCGTAATAGCGGATTCTTCTTTCTGACAACCCGGTCAATTCACACACAGTACCCATTGATATCACTTTTTTATCACGATATGATTTCGTCTTATCCAAAGAAACGCCCCCGGTTTTTGTACGTTATTTTCTGATCTCTTCATTACTTTACCAATAGGAAGCGTTTTCCAACAAGATTAATTTACAGAATTTTATAAAAAATCTATAGAAAAAGACATCTCCATCTAGATGTCTTTTTCTATAGATCCGGAATGAGAATGAACATTTATAGTAATATCTGCTTTTTCACAGTAACTTCTGTTACACCAGCATTCCCAATCTTCCATCTTGTCGTTTTCTAAAAACACTTCACACTGAAAGCAATATAAACCGCTTTTCA includes:
- a CDS encoding LL-diaminopimelate aminotransferase; amino-acid sequence: MTITLSNKMSFFKPSIFSELAQYKQRKISEGAPIIDLSIGSPDLAPPSFITNALSKEVLKSDQYGYSLTGTNEFNRAVSSFYHRNYKVELDSIEEVLLLMGSQDGLVHFPMVFANPGDVILVPDPGYTAYAAGIAMAGATPYFMPLKKEMNFLPDLSIIPSEVAEKAKLMILNFPGNPVPALADIEFFEKVVAFAKKFNILVLHDFAYSELYFEEKKPVSFLSIEGAKDIGVEMSSFSKNYNMAGTRIGFLAGNKEMVQAMNQLKSNLDYGVFLPIQKAAILALEEGAHFCEESRQVYQERRDTLVEGLNELGWTITKPDAGMFIWAEVPTGFSSTEFTYELIDNAHVVVTPGHAFGPTGEGYVRIALVQDVEKLKKVITSIKNANIL
- a CDS encoding MerR family transcriptional regulator; the encoded protein is MGTVCELTGLSERRIRYYEERKLIFPDRTSTGFRKYSFSDIEKLMDIAEKVEEGVQTDEIRRDYKKKETDADLKKKMIRGQLNSHFQRSGFK